A region of the Cyprinus carpio isolate SPL01 chromosome A14, ASM1834038v1, whole genome shotgun sequence genome:
GTTAAAAAGCGACAAATTCTTTTGAACTGGTGTCTGATTCTTCCATCCCCAACCTTCAAGGATTAAAATGTAAGTAAGGCACTTACATCTTCAAACAAAACCCATTATGTGATGGGTCAGACAGCTTTTAACAATACACAAAGTTCAGAGGAAGGTAGGCAGGAGGAGTTAAGCCTGGTCAAGCAGAGTTCACATGTTGGCCAACAGAATGATTGCAATTGATGTCGGAGATAAATCTGAGCAATTTCCACACTTTACAAGGCGATCACTTCTCCAGCGCTTCAAGCCAGGTTGGCTAGTTTTGGGAGAGTGGATCTCACTCACACATGCCCCAGACAAAATTGCTCATGTGCAGTGGGTAGGTTAATCTCTAGCACAGGAAAAAAAGCCTGGGGGAAGGCCGTCACAGGGGCACAAGTAGCAAAAGCGTGACAGTCAATGAAATATGGCAGTGGCACTGGCAGTTCAGCCCCCCTACATCCTCACCCCATTGGGTGGTACATGGCAGGAGGCAAGTGAATGCCATCGGCTTTAATACCCTACTGATTTTGTGCCAGTTAGATAAAAGCACTTCAGAGCAATATAGACTCTACAGCGTAATGGTGAGGGACTGTCAATTCTAAATCACTAGCCTTGAGATCAGTTGCTCATTGAGTTGAACAAAAATGACCTAGATTAGCGCCAATGGTACATTCATCCACAGCCCAACTAAGAAAACTCGACGATATTACCTATATGATCGCATGTTCCCCCGGAGGACGAAATGACTTGGATCCCTCAATACTGATTTTGCTTCGAGCAGCTCTACTTAGTTGGCCAGTCATTTGACTCCTCACACTAGTTTACGTGGCGTTTTCacacatataattaataatgGTCAAGTTGAGCTGTGCTTTCAGCATAAACAAATCTCCTCATGGAttggtggaaaaaataaaaagattttaaaatagtcCTCCTCAGCAGAGACATCCCCTGAGAGCAGATTACACACCAGTGAAAAAAGTATCCGTAAAGAAAGTAATATGACctatggagaaaaaaagacaaacataaatcATACGCACACAAAACAGCCCAGGTCATTTTAGAAAGtgaccaccacaaaaaaaaaaaagaaaaaaagaaaaacagatgttCAAATTAAGCACAGTGGGTACAATGGCACGAAAGCAATTTTAGCACAACCCACAGTCACCGTGTGCACAGCagaaaccacaaaaataaaaaatataaatagggATGTGCCAAACTATACACTTAACTAGACTGTGGCTTATCTGAATAAAAGAAAGATTTGTATTAATGGGCTGGTTAGGAGTCACGTTTACATTTAGATACCTATCGTTGTATTCAAAACCAGAAGACTGAAATAtgacaaattgttaaaaaaagtttaactttttaacGTGACAGGAGGTCCTAAATACAACTCATTCCATGAGAttctggagggaaaaaaaagtcacaaagcAAAGAGTCCAACTTCAACAGACCAACAATTACACATAACAGGAATGATTTTTCACAGCAGGCGATTTGACATGTAGCAATAAATGTCTTGAAATTTACTGAAAGCAGAGAATGTGTTACAAAAGCAGCACATTGATGGCAGTAGCAGCATTGTTTTAAAGGGGCATTCAGAAAATGCCTTTGCAGTTTTAAGTCTGTGAGCAAACAAAAAAGTTGACTAAATAATGAAacctgtttattataaataagtaatatgaaatatataaaaacgtaTACAAATgcatactattaaaatattaaatacaaactaataaaatattaaataaaatgacaaagttTCTGATCGACTTATACATTTCATTTCTCAACCATTTTTAGCCAGTAAGCATGATAGGCTGTCATCCAACACGTCAGGcttgatttcattaaaaaagcaaCGGTTTCATTTCCATTACATTAAGCAAACCCACACATAGAAAAATTATCCAAAAGACAGAGGAGCTGAGAAAAATGCAGACAACAGCTATGTTGTGCACGTCTTATGTTTAGTGAAATCTCCTGTGGGGCTATGCAGTGTAAATGCTCTATTAAGTCCAGCATTCAGACTCTGTCCCCACCACCGCAGATCGACAGGAGTATAAAAGGTCTCTGTGACGTCGGTTTGCTTCTGACGCGTTTCGTGTTGAAAACCTGAATGAGTGAAAGGGAGAGGGAGCGAAAGGAACAATCTGATTGCAAGTCATCGTATATCAAATGAAGTATCAGCTTCCTGTGCCAACTAAATTAGATTGTAAATTCATTCATCAACATTTAATTGAAGTAGACgccctaaaacacaaacaaaatttgaaatcatctaatatgtattttaatgtactaCTAAGAAGCAAATTACCCATatccttcacaaacacacacacatatacacacacaaataaaatatagaacCTGACCAGACCGGAAGCACAAGAAGAgatttaatgtaactgttaattTCTGCTGTGAACTGCCGCAACACGTTGCAGTTATCAATATTATGACTGTGACGaaccagagggaaaaaaaagtaaggGAGGGGGAGGGTGCGTTGAATCAAGCGCCAAAGCACTGTGCAAGTGTGCAAGGCGGAAAGTGAGCGAGCCAGGGAGCGAACCAAAAACgcgcatgagagagagagagagagaaactgcacTGATGATCGACGCCAGCCTGCCACCACTCTGTAGCAGTGAGTGGCTGCAACAAAAGCACAGAATAACATCTCAGCTCCTCTCCTCTGCTTTTCCCCTCACTGCATCTCCTCTTCCTCGGTGCAGAGAACTCCACACAACACAGCAGAGCCACACGGAACTGGCGTCGCAAGTGCAGCCTCTGCCTGCCATCAACAAGTTAGGGATGAAGGACCTCGAGCAATGAGAGAGGAAAGCGAGATCTTCAATTAACCAACTGAGCTGACATCATTGCGGTGGAAAACGAAAGAGGCAGCTAAGGGACGGTGGGATCTGCTCAGCGGTGCTGCTTTGGATACAAATCATCAACTTCAAATTTAAGGATTCTTGGAAAGCaaataatgtttgtcttttcttAATCTGGGGATTGAATAGGAGGACTGAAGAAAGGACAGAccggaaaagagaaaaaaacagcatccCAGGACATGGAATTCCTGAATTTGGTTCAGCTGGGGGGGCACCGCACTTCTTTATTTCTGAAGAGCTTGATTCCTTTTGTATTTCCCCAAAAGGTTTTTTTCCCTGTGGATTTCTCTTCCATCTGGATGCTCCAAAAGTCTGCGGAAAAAGACAGTTGAATGCAGCCACCGATGTACACAAAAGAATGGGTAAGTTAGCCCTTTTATTCACAGAGTCTGGACCTGAATAGGCAATGTAGTGAATAGGAGGGGGGACAGTGACTGGCAGGGTCTCTAGAaacatctatatatttaaaaagctgctttcctttttttttttacttagtagaCTTGTAATATTTAACAAGCAGTAATTTGCAGcaggaaaagggagaaaaaatatGACTGACAAgccacttaaaattaaaaaaaaataataataattacggCAAactgggatgaaaaaaaaaaaaaaagaagataaatgataaactacatcctaggaaaaaaaataaattaaacggTGAATAAAAAGCTAATACTTCAGTTCAAACATATGGATGGctaatttatgcattaaaattacTTAAGTAAACATAACCAGCAGTGCAAGTCATTGAACATTCCCCTTCAACATTCTTAAAATTCTTGGATCAACCAGATTGCAttgactgttgaaaaaaaaaaaaacgtttgtgtACACTGTAGATTAGATTTCCCTCCCCCcagtttattttcttatatttaaacCCACCCAGGTTTCCATTCAAGGTGGCCATTGGTGGGACAAGCACCAGCGGCACTTTGTGTGATCAGCATGCTACTGTGCCTCCCTCCTGTGTCATGCACAACCTGCCCCCAGAAATGCCGATGTGAAGACCTGCAGTTTTACTGCGACACGCAGGGGCTCCTGGCGCCCCCAAATGGTGTGGATAAGGATAGTAAAGGGGCCCTTGGACTTTCGCTCAGACACAACAGTATCAGCGAGCTCAGCTCAGACCAGTTCTTTGGCTTCACCCAGCTCACTTGGCTTCACCTGGACCATAACCAAATAACCATCGTGCATGAGGATGCCTTCCAGGGGCTGTACAAGCTCAAGGACCTTAACCTGAGCTCAAACCGCATCACCAAGCTGCCAAACACAACCTTCATCCACCTCATCAACCTTCAGATCTTGGATCTCTCCTTCAACCAGATGACAGCTCTGGAGCCTGAGCTCTTTCACGGGCTACGGAAACTCCAGATCCTACACCTGCGATCAAACTCACTGCGCACAACGCCTGTGCGAGCCTTCTGGGACTGCCGAAGCCTGGAATACCTTGGCCTGAGCAACAACCGGCTCCGTAGCCTGGCCCGGAACGGCTTTGCTGGGTTAATTAAGCTGCGGGAGCTCCATTTGGAACACAATCACTTGACCAAGATTAACTTGGCGCACTTCCCTCGTCTGGTCACCCTCCAGTTCCTTTATCTTCAGTGGAACAAGATCAACAATTTAACATGCACCATGGAATGGAAATGGACAACTCTGGAGAAACTGGATCTCACTGGGAACGAGATACGTATACTCACCCCCGAAGTGTTTGATACTTTGCCCAACCTCAAGATCCTGCTGCTGGATAACAACAAACTGACCAGCCTCGATACCCAAACCATGGATATGTGGAAGTCCCTTAATGTGATTGGGCTTTCGAGCAACCTTTGGGAATGTACCAAACGGATCTGCAATTTGGCCACTTGGCTGAGCACCTTTAAGGGTCGATGGGAGCATTCTATCCTCTGCCACAGTCCTGAGTACGCACAGGGCGAGGAAATACTGGATGCCGTTTACGGATTTCAACTTTGCCAAAATTTCTCTGCCCCAGTCGTACTGACCAGTACCAGCACAGAGGCTATGCTCCCTGAGATCACAAGCTCCCTGTTCGGAAATATGCAGACCCCTACGCAAGACTTCTATGCAGAGGATTTTGGGAGCTTTACGATTGTCACTACTACTACCACCACCACACAACCCCCACGCACTGCCCTCGCTACTACCATGACAGTGGAGGGGGCAGACATTACAGAGGACTACTCCGCAATGGACAACACAGTGCTGACCCAGAGGGTCATCATTGGCACCATGGCTCTGTTGTTTTCATTCTTTCTCATCATTTTTGTAGTGTACATATCACGGAAATGCTGCCCTCCCACTCTGAGGCGGATCCGCCATTGCTCGGCCATTCAGAATCGGCGTCAGATGAGGACCCAGCAGAGACAGCCAATGGCCGACCTAGCCACACAGGTGCCCTATAACGAGTACGAGCCCAGTCACGAAGAGGGTGCACTTGTGATCATCAATGGCTATGGGCAGTGCAAATGTCAGCAACTGCCTTATAAAGAGTGTGAAGTATAAACTATTTATTCCTGCAGTTTCTGGGTTTAACCATTTGTCCATTTCAAAAGAAACAGGGTTTGCTTTTGGacctttttcccccttttcagTTTGTATGAAGAATATTTCTTTGAAATTGTTAGCTTTGGAAATCTATGAAAGCTTGAGATGACTGGGATGAATCGAAAAGAGGAAATAGAGAAATCaacaagtttatttttgtaatacaaaTGCAAAGGTTCATATCTAGTTGGGGCAATCAATCTCAGCAGAGGAAGGTTGGATGCATCACAGCATCACCAGTTTGTGTACTGTGTGTTCTGCAGCACAGAGGAAATGAGAAATCTATAGCCAAACCGCCTGGAACCCTGTGCTCCAGaaaacagtttataaaataaCATATCTTCTGATAAATGGTGAAATTTTATTCCATGGGAAAATAGTGTTACATATGCTGAGCAGtgcaaatttaaaagtatttttaaaaaaaaataaaaaataaaaaagacttttgATGCACGTTAGCAACACTATAGATCTCACTCACAGTTCACTTttggggagagaaaaaaaaaaaaaaaaaaaaaaaacagatgggcaaaaagcatattttttaaaatcacattttctaaattgaaaacaaatactGATAAAAATTGAGCCACATAATGAAATTTGAACAGGGAATTCAACCCACTCAAATTATTTGGCTTCCTTATGTGCCAGAAATGATCATTTCACTTTGATCAAGTCTTAAATTTAAACTAATGAGAACACTTAACTGCCTTCCCGTTTCTGCATTTGGTAAATTCAATAAACTCTGTCTGCTTCCTTGAAATCTTAAAGCCTAGCACTTTGTGTGAAAAGGTTAATGTCCAATATCGCTCTGCACTGGTTCTAACAAAATGTCCGAACAAGCTCCCTCTTTTATGACTTCAGCAGGAATTTACTAAATGTTAAACAGAGGCAATCCCTCAATTATCATTGTGCATATATTCTTACAAAAGATGGCTTCAAACACTGACATCCTCACTGTGATAGAACAATGCTGCTTAGATCACTGCATCATTAATTAATGGTAGAGACCATCAAAGAATGCTAGACGATGAAGCAAACACCAGCGAGAACACCTTTCTAGGGAGATGGGAAGAGTTAGAAAAAGAAGGCATGCAGAGGACACTGAGAATTGCCTCCTAAAAATACAGGCGTGCGTTTGCCGCACTGTTCGAATGCAGCAAAGAGCATAACCATACCTGACAGCTGCAACATTGAGTCAATTAAGCTCAGGGAAAATGAATCTAATATTCTATCACCCAAAACCTCTGCCCTGCAAGTTTCAGCCTTCAGCCAGTAAAAAAAGCagtatttaaaaggaaaaaagacaaGAGTTATTACTTCATAGCCTTGCTCCTTTTAACCCATAAAGACAAAAAAGGCCTTTTTTCGCCTGTGCAAGAAATATACAGAGGTTCATACCAAGGACACtaaagagaaacagaaacagagaaaaaagctGAAGTAAAGTGTAGCGCTGCTCTCAGGAGAGCATGCAGAAGACGGCGAGAGGCTGGGTCAGGAGACATTTGTATGCAGCACTGAGAGGACAGACATTAGCATCAAACTAAAGAAGCTGCTGCTGCAGAAGCTCTTTGTGTTGCAATCAGGAGTTGGGGGTAGGGATGCACAAGGGGGTACAGggaacacaaaacacactggtTAGCATCTAATTGAAGTCAATGAGCATCTGAGGAGCCACCGGCTGAGGCTAAATCAGGGTACAGAAACcattagaggaaaaaaaagaactgcatgaCAAAACGGTGACTGACAACATCCTGGGCAATAGATGGAAAGCTCTGAACGCCACCCTAGTTGCGCTGCAATAAGGCTTATTGCCTCATTGCTGAATAAAGAAATTAGTCATCAAGCTATATAGcttaagaaaaaaatgtctaaaaataaagaaatgtagtCATATCCAGGCAGAGGTTTTTGGTGTTAAACACAAAAATTGCCACCTTCCTAATTACAGTCAAAAAAACTTAATACCGAAATTAAGCATGCCTTAAGAGACTGATTAAAGTTGTCCTCTAGAGGGTGCTGTAAAATACCATGAGTGAGGAACAGCTGCTCAAATTCTTTTACTAACTCCAACCCTGCAAAACATTTATATGTTggtaaagacaaataaaaaagggAATGTAGGTCCACGTAGCTGAGAAATAACATTCCAAAATGCATTTTTCGATGCTGTTGGACTGAACGAGGAAAACTACAGCTAAAATTTACTGAGCCAAGAACCACCACCAATGGTGTTGCTTTGTTTTAGATTTAGTGAAGCTGACCTTTGCTTTCTGCATTCCTCAAAAACACATTGCATGTTTAAAGATAACGTGAACACatcagcacccccccccccccccccccaaaaaaaaaaaaaaaaaaaaaaaaaaaaaaacagatgagccTCACATCCTGATCTGATATATACGCTGGGGAAAAAAGACTTCCTAATGAAATACTGATGAACACTGTAATCTGTTTAAACTATCAGCTAATAAccaatcaccaaaaaaaaaaaagacctgaacATGAATTAATTTGCACTCttgtttttttggtggtgggggggggggtactttGCCATACGCTGAAGTCCTGCTGCTCACTCTGGCCAACCCAAAAACTTCTTTGTGCAAAAATGAATGCTTCTCACCCTCCTCTCCCCAAAGCCCAGCGTTTTcctttttgtattgtaatatgtACTATTTCATATCTGTATAGTGGGTAAAGATGTGGCCAACtgaaaagatctttttttttccttaagacgtatatttttaaataaaaatgttacaatttataaACGTTTTGGTCTAATATGCTCTTTAGGTACCCAAGGTCTTACTTGCCTTCCTTTTAACTATCTTCTACAAAAAGGATTGTAGAAAGTCTATCATGTATCAAACGTGCTGAATACAGAGATGGCTGAAAGGCTTTTAAGGATGCTGCACTCAGGGTATTTGGTCTGGCTTCAGACAAGGTGCCCTTCTGAAGTAAATGGCTTCTGATATCATTAACATTATCATAACCCGGTACTCATCTGCCCTTCTAAAGCGAGATAACAACCTGCCTGAACGACTGGCATCAAACGCAACAGCATGACCAAGATTCCACTCTAGCCCACAGCAGAATAGTTCTCAAATCTGCTTAAAAATGCTATTATAAACACACAATGATTGACATTGGTTGAAAATGATCATCTAGCCCACTGATTCTTGATTTAAATACGATCTAAATAGTGGTAGGTTGGTGAAGTgcagcatactgtatatacatacatccTCTGAGCTTTTTTGGTGAGCAGAGAATGTAAACTGTATTATTGCTGAgaaaataattctgtaaaatCTGAGCTTTGGCCAGGAAGAGGAAGAATCATGCCCATAcagtaactgcaaaaaaaaaaaaaaaaaaaaaaaaattaccttaataaataaacaatatataaaataataataaataaaataataaaaagaaatatatatatatatatatatatatatatatatatatatatatatatatatatatatatatatatatatatatatatatatataatttgacatttatattttagatgttttatatATCCAGTGATTTACTCAATAACACTGCAGCTGCAGCCTCTATGGAGGTTTCAAAAGTGTGAGGGTGGCAGCAAGCATATGCCACAACAGCTACCCGCCTGTGTTATATACTGTGCACTGTACAAGTACTGCAGGGCAAGCTGGAAGAAAACCAATTTCCAGTGCAG
Encoded here:
- the LOC122147429 gene encoding leucine-rich repeat transmembrane neuronal protein 2-like → MGFHSRWPLVGQAPAALCVISMLLCLPPVSCTTCPQKCRCEDLQFYCDTQGLLAPPNGVDKDSKGALGLSLRHNSISELSSDQFFGFTQLTWLHLDHNQITIVHEDAFQGLYKLKDLNLSSNRITKLPNTTFIHLINLQILDLSFNQMTALEPELFHGLRKLQILHLRSNSLRTTPVRAFWDCRSLEYLGLSNNRLRSLARNGFAGLIKLRELHLEHNHLTKINLAHFPRLVTLQFLYLQWNKINNLTCTMEWKWTTLEKLDLTGNEIRILTPEVFDTLPNLKILLLDNNKLTSLDTQTMDMWKSLNVIGLSSNLWECTKRICNLATWLSTFKGRWEHSILCHSPEYAQGEEILDAVYGFQLCQNFSAPVVLTSTSTEAMLPEITSSLFGNMQTPTQDFYAEDFGSFTIVTTTTTTTQPPRTALATTMTVEGADITEDYSAMDNTVLTQRVIIGTMALLFSFFLIIFVVYISRKCCPPTLRRIRHCSAIQNRRQMRTQQRQPMADLATQVPYNEYEPSHEEGALVIINGYGQCKCQQLPYKECEV